A window of Candidatus Nezhaarchaeota archaeon genomic DNA:
TACAGAGCCCTATCGCCATTAGGGCTGTCGATACGCCTGAGGCATAAAATAGCACTGTAATTAGCGGCGTCTCCCAGAACGGCCGGGCCCAAGCTACTCCTAGGACCATGCCAGTGTAGCCTGCAAGGCCTGAGCCTAGAATGAAGAGCGTGAGTTCAAAGAACTTCCTCGGCCTAATGTACACTGACCACGGTAGGAAGGACTTAAGCCATGGGAGCGAGTCGGGCGGCAGGAAAGTAGCATATATTATGCCTATGGGGAGTGTGGAGGTTATCACCACCGTCCCAAAGGTTATCATCGACGCCGGGTTGCTGTACATGTATAGTAGGCGCTCAGGATGGCCTGCGTGCAAGGCTAACAAAGTGCCACAGAGGGCTGTAGCCACTATTCCTATGTACGCCCCGAACTTCAAGATATCCCTAAACTCCTCTCCAGAGATAAAGCTAGTGACAGCAGCTACGATAAAGCTACCTCCACCTAGCCCCCCGAAGAAGAGGGCGAGGGCTATAGTTAAGTCCCAAGGAAGCTTCTCTGTAAAGAGCTCAATCAATTAACTCACCTCCTCGGTATCTCCTTCACCTTAGCCTTAATTATCCTAGCCCTACGCCACAGGACGAAGCTTAGGAAT
This region includes:
- the nrfD gene encoding polysulfide reductase NrfD; protein product: MIELFTEKLPWDLTIALALFFGGLGGGSFIVAAVTSFISGEEFRDILKFGAYIGIVATALCGTLLALHAGHPERLLYMYSNPASMITFGTVVITSTLPIGIIYATFLPPDSLPWLKSFLPWSVYIRPRKFFELTLFILGSGLAGYTGMVLGVAWARPFWETPLITVLFYASGVSTALMAIGLCIAILRLVQITEESRKLFVEMMHRLDVADGYLLAIEAGTAFLYLYIMLNSPSELARASAKALAFGELAPLFWGAFVLVGIVVPMVLLVLLAWKGRTAAFIKLYAPLMIIAALCVLVGGAFMRYCFLIAGQLPFFAHS